In a genomic window of Vidua chalybeata isolate OUT-0048 chromosome 30, bVidCha1 merged haplotype, whole genome shotgun sequence:
- the LOC128801489 gene encoding chymotrypsin-like elastase family member 1 — MLQLVLLAALALCGRCSQLDLDGVQRVVGGTEARSHAWPYQISLQYYSNGGWHHTCGGSLIQRNWVMTAAHCVNKNLNYRVVAGEHNLNVNEGSEQVFSVSKIVVHPYWNSNNVGAGYDIALFRLSTSATLNSAVQLAVLPQEGTVLPNNYPCYITGWGMTRSNGQLSSVLLQAYLPVVDYQICSSASYWGSMVKNTMVCAGGDGVRSGCQGDSGGPLHCAVNGQYQVHGVTSFVSSQGCNVVRKPTVFTRVSAYVSWINSVIAQN, encoded by the exons ATGCTGCAGCTCGTGCTCCTCGCCGCGCTCGCCCTGTGCG gccgctgctcccagctggatcTCGATGGCGTGCAGCGGGTGGTCGGCGGCACCGAGGCGCGCTCGCACGCCTGGCCCTACCAG ATCTCCCTGCAGTATTACTCCAACGGCGGCTGGCACCACACCTGCGGAGGCTCCCTCATCCAGAGGAACTGGGTGATGACCGCCGCCCACTGCGTCAACAA AAACTTGAACTACCGTGTGGTGGCCGGCGAGCACAACCTCAACGTGAACGAGGGCAGCGAGCAGGTCTTCAGCGTCAGCAAGATCGTCGTCCACCCCTACTGGAACAGCAACAACGTGGGCGCGGG CTACGACATCGCCCTGTTCCGCCTGAGCACCTCCGCCACCCTGAACAGCGCCGTGCAGCTGGCGGTGCTGCCCCAGGAGGGCACCGTCCTGCCCAACAACTACCCCTGCTACATCACGGGCTGGGGCATGACCCGCA GCAACGGGCAGCTGTCCAGCGTCCTGCTCCAGGCCTACCTGCCCGTCGTGGACTACCAGATCTGCTCCAGCGCGTCCTACTGGGGCTCCATGGTCAAGAACACCATGGTGTGCGCCGGCGGCGACGGCGTGCGCTCCGGCTGCCAG GGCGATTCCGGCGGTCCCCTGCACTGCGCCGTCAACGGGCAGTACCAGGTGCACGGCGTCACCAGCTTCGtgtccagccagggctgcaacGTCGTCCGCAAACCCACCGTGTTCACCCGCGTCTCCGCCTACGTCTCCTGGATCAACAGC GTGATCGCCCAGAACTGA
- the GALNT6 gene encoding polypeptide N-acetylgalactosaminyltransferase 6, whose translation MRLFRRRYSTLKVALAGAVFVLFLFILQKDVGSKDPGEEPWLRNIVQGKDQVLDLMLGAVRDLRDSMPRLQIGAPEPPPEPLPSARSCLPGVYTAAELRPLMERPPQDPASPGADGKAFKKDRWTPEETKEKERGYEKHCFNAFASDRISLQRALGPDSRPPECIDQKFKRCPPLPTTSVVIVFHNEAWSTLLRTVYSVLHSSPARLLREVILVDDASTDEYLKEELDRYVEQLQIVRVVRQRERKGLITARLLGASVASGEVLTFLDAHCECFHGWLEPLLSRIAEEPTAVVSPDIATIDLNTFEFSKPVQNGKQHSRGNFDWSLTFGWEVVPARERQRRKDETFPIKSPTFAGGLFAISRSYFEHIGSYDDQMEIWGGENVEMSFRVWQCGGQVEIIPCSVVGHVFRSKSPHTFPKGTQVISRNQVRLAEVWMDDYKEIFYRRNQQASQMAREKTFGDITERRRLRERLHCRNFTWYLQNVYPEMFVPDLTPTFYGAIKNEGTKSCLDVGENNHGGKPLIMYPCHGLGGNQYFEYTSQRELRHNIGKELCLRGGAGTAELGECQFRGKPGRVPASEEWDVAQNRLIKNLASGMCLTARGKHPALVPCDLTDPHQLWSFT comes from the exons atgagGCTGTTCCGCCGCCGCTACAGCACCTTGAAGGTGGCCTTGGCGGGCGCCGTCTTCgtcctcttcctcttcatcctccaGAAGGACGTGGGGAGCAAGGACCCGGGCGAGGAGCCGTGGCTGCGGAACATCGTGCAGGGCAAGGACCAGGTGCTGGACCTGATGCTGGGCGCCGTGCGGGACCTGCGGGACTCGATGCCGCGGCTGCAGATCGGggccccggagccgccgccggagCCGCTGCCCAGCGCCCGCTCCTGCCTGCCCGGCGTCTACACCGCGGCCGAGCTGCGGCCGCTCATGGAGAGGCCCCCCCAGGACCCCGCCAGCCCCGGGGCCGACGGAAAAGCCTTCAAGAAGGATCGCTGGACGCCCGAGGAGACGAAGGAGAAGGAGCGGGGCTACGAGAAGCATTGCTTCAACGCCTTCGCCAGCGACCGCATCTCCCTGCAGCGAGCGCTGGGCCCCGACAGCCGCCCCCCCGA GTGCATCGACCAGAAGTTCAAGcgctgccctcccctccccaccaccaGCGTGGTCATCGTGTTCCACAACGAGGCCTGGTCCACCCTGCTCCGGACAGTCTACAGCGTCCTGCACTCGTCCCCGGCTCGGCTGCTCCGCGAGGTCATCCTGGTGGACGATGCCAGCACGGACG AGTACCTGAAGGAGGAGCTGGATCGCTACGTGGAGCAGCTGCAGATCGTGCGCGTGGTGCGGCAGCGGGAGCGCAAGGGGCTCATCACGGCGCGGCTGCTGGGGGCCAGCGTGGCCAGCGGGGAGGTGCTGACCTTCCTGGATGCCCACT GCGAGTGTTTCCACGGGTGGCTGGAGCCGCTCCTGTCCCGCATCGCCGAGGAGCCCACGGCCGTCGTGAGCCCCGACATCGCCACCATTGACCTCAACACCTTCGAGTTCTCCAAGCCCGTCCAGAACGGGAAGCAGCACAGCCGGGGCAATTTCGACTGGAGCCTGACTTTCGGCTGGGAGGTCGTTCCCGCGCGGGAGAGGCAGCGCAGGAAGGATGAGACATTCCCCATCAA GTCCCCGACTTTTGCAGGTGGCCTCTTTGCCATCTCCAGGTCCTACTTCGAGCACATCGGCTCCTACGATGACCAGATGGAGATTTGGGGTGGTGAGAACGTGGAAATGTCCTTCAGG GTGTGGCAGTGCGGGGGACAGGTGGAGATCATCCCCTGCTCCGTCGTGGGCCACGTGTTCCGCTCCAAGAGCCCCCACACCTTCCCCAAGGGCACGCAGGTGATCTCCCGGAACCAGGTGCGCCTGGCCGAGGTCTGGATGGACGACTACAAGGAGATCTTCTACCGGCGGAACCAGCAGGCCTCGCAGATGGCCAGGGAG AAGACGTTTGGTGACATCACAGAGCGGCGCAGGCTGCGGGAGCGGCTGCACTGCAGGAACTTCACCTGGTACCTGCAGAACGTCTACCCCGAGATGTTCGTGCCCGACCTGACCCCGACGTTCTACGGAGCA ATTAAAAACGAGGGCACCAAGAGCTGCCTGGACGTTGGGGAGAACAACCACGGTGGGAAACCTCTCATCATGTACCCCTGCCACGGGCTGGGGGGCAACCAG TACTTTGAGTACACGAGCCAGCGGGAGCTGCGCCACAACATCGGCAAGGAGCTGTGCCTGCGCGGGGGCGCGGGCACGGCCGAGCTGGGCGAGTGCCAGTTCCGAGGGAAGCCCGGCCGGGTGCCCGCCAGCGAGGAGTGGGACGTGGCGCAG AACCGGCTGATCAAGAACTTGGCCTCGGGGATGTGTCTGACGGCGCGGGGGAAGCACCCGGCGCTGGTTCCCTGCGACCTCACGGACCCGCACCAGCTCTGGTCCTTCACCTAA
- the SLC4A8 gene encoding electroneutral sodium bicarbonate exchanger 1 isoform X2, which produces MPAGSNEPDGILSYQRHDEEAVIDQGRTSNVVNIHYEKEELEGHRTLYVGVRMPLVRQSHRHHRAHSQKHRRREREKEPVPAEQGYHYTPSQRVQFILGTEEDEQHVPHDLFTELDEICVKEGEDAEWKETARWLKFEEDVEDGGERWSKPYVATLSLHSLFELRSCIINGTVLLDARATSVEDIADLILAQQEPSPEFDERTRAKVREVLLKKHHHQNERKRNNLLPIVRSFADVSKKQDLHLLEKPEAKNGVTPETSAMDLSKAELHFMKKIPSGAEASNVLVGELDFLHQPLVAFVRLTPAVLLSGMTEVPIPTRFLFVLLGPGGKAHQYHEIGRSMATTMTDEVFHDVAYKAKDRADLVAGIDEFLDQVTVLPPGEWDPSIRIEPPKNVPSQEKRKMPGALDESSSHSKPEKHSGPELERTGRLFGGLVLDVKRKAPWFWSDFRDGLSLQCLASFLFLYCACMSPVITFGGLLGEATHGHISAMESLLGASMTGVVYSLFAGQPLTILGSTGPVLVFEKILYKFCKEYTLSYLSLRTCIGLWTAFFCVVLVATDASCLVCYITRFTEEAFASLICIIFIYEALEKLSHLWETFPVHMHSKLDLLTIYYCKCEPPAHPSNETLRSWRSSGINVSGITWANLTVTECRSLHGEFHGPACGRNGPYAPNVLFWCCILFFSTFVLSSLLKKFKTSRYFPTRVRSTVSDFAVFLTIVIMVLIDLGIGIPSPKLHVPHMFKPTRDDRGWLINPIGPNPWWTVLAALIPALLCTILIFMDQQITAVIVNRKEHRLKKGCGYHLDLFMVAVMLGVCSVMGLPWFVAATVLSITHVNSLKVESDCSAPGEQPKFLGIREQRVTGLMIFVLMGCSVFFTSVLKFIPMPVLYGVFLYMGVSSLRGIQFFDRLKLFWMPAKHQPDFIYLRHVPLRKVHLFTLIQLLCLVLLWAIKASRAAIIFPMMVLALVFVRKVMDFCFSKRELSFLDDLMPESKKKKLDDAKNEAKEEEESQKMMEAAAANSVQLKLGKTSRVDTPKPSNDRADPSEINISDEMSKTTVWKALTMNTETL; this is translated from the exons ATGCCCGCCGGCAGCAACGAGCCCGATGGGATCCTCAGTTACCAG AGACACGACGAGGAGGCTGTGATTGACCAGGGCAGGACGAGCAATGTGGTCAACATCCACTACGagaaggaggagctggaag GCCACCGGACCCTGTACGTGGGCGTGCGGATGCCGCTGGTGCGCCAGAGCCACCGGCACCACCGCGCCCACAGCCAGAAGCACCGGAGACGGGAGCGGGAGAAGGAGCCGGTCCCCGCGGAGCAGGGATACCACT aCACCCCATCCCAGCGGGTCCAGTTCATCCTGGGCACGGAGGAGGATGAGCAGCACGTCCCCCACGACTTGTTCACGGAGCTGGACGAGATCTGCGTGAAGGAGGGGGAAGATGCCGAGTGGAAGGAGACAGCCAG GTGGCTGAAGTTTGAGGAGGACGTGGAGGACGGGGGCGAGCGCTGGAGCAAGCCCTACGTGGCCAcgctgtccctgcacagcctcttCGAGCTGCGCAGCTGCATCATCAACGGCACCGTGCTGCTGGACGCGCGCGCCACCAGCGTCGAGGACATCGCCG ACCTGATCCTGGCCCAGCAGGAGCCGTCGCCGGAGTTCGACGAGCGCACGCGGGCCAAGGTTCGGGAGGTGCTGCTGAAGAAGCACCACCACCAGAACGAGAGGAAAAGGAACAACCTCCTGCCCATCGTGCGCTCCTTTGCTGATGTCAGCAAGAAGCAGGACCTGCACCTGCTTGAGAAGCCAG AAGCTAAAAATGGGGTGACCCCTGAGACCAGTGCCATGGACCTGAGCAAG gcgGAGCTGCACTTCATGAAGAAGATTCCCAGCGGAGCAGAGGCATCCAACGTGCTGGTGGGAGAGCTGGATTTCCTCCACCAGCCCCTCGTGGCCTTTGTCCGCCTGACCCCGGCCGTGCTCCTGTCGGGAATGACAGAAGTTCCCATCCCAACAAG GTTCCTCTTTGTTCTGCTGGGGCCAGGAGGAAAAGCCCATCAGTACCATGAGATTGGCAGGTCCATGGCCACCACCATGACGGATGAG GTTTTCCATGACGTTGCCTACAAAGCCAAGGACCGGGCTGACCTCGTGGCTGGCATCGACGAGTTCCTGGATCAGGTCACGGTGTTGCCTCCAGGAGAGTGGGACCCATCCATCCGAATCGAGCCCCCCAAAAACGTCCCCTCCCAG gaaaagaggaagatgCCGGGAGCTCTGGATGAGAGTTCTTCCCACAGCAAACCAGAGAAACACAGTGGTCCTGAACTGGAGCGGACTGGGAG gctctTTGGAGGTCTGGTCCTGGACGTGAAGCGCAAGGCGCCGTGGTTCTGGAGTGACTTCAGGGACGGTCTGAGCCTGCAGTGCCTGGCGTCCTTCCTGTTCCTTTACTGCGCCTGCATGTCCCCCGTCATCACCTTCGGGGGACTGCTGGGGGAGGCAACCCACGGCCACATT AGTGCCATGGAGTCACTGCTGGGAGCATCCATGACGGGCGTGGTTTATTCTCTCTTTGCTGGCCAACCCCTCACCATCCTCGGCAGCACTGGACCCGTCCTGGTCTTTGAGAAGATTCTCTACAAATTCTGCAA GGAATACACGCTCTCCTATCTGTCCCTGCGGACGTGCATCGGGCTCTGGACCGCGTTCTTCTGCGTGGTGCTGGTGGCCACGGACGCCAGCTGCCTGGTGTGCTACATCACCCGCTTCACCGAGGAGGCCTTCGCCTCCCTCATCTGCATCATCTTCATCTACgaggccctggagaagctgaGCCACCTGTGGGAGACTTTCCCCGTGCACATGCACAGCAAGCTGGACCTCCTCACCATCTATTA CTGTAAGTGCGAGCCCCCGGCTCATCCCAGCAACGAGACCTTGCGGTCCTGGCGGAGCAGCGGGATCAACGTGTCGGGAATCACCTGGGCAAACCTCACAGTGACC GAATGTCGCTCTTTGCATGGGGAGTTCCACGGACCTGCCTGCGGACGCAACGGCCCCTACGCGCCCAACGTCCTCTTCTGGTGCTGCATCCTCTTCTTCTCCACCTTTGTCCTGTCGAGTTTGTTGAAGAAGTTTAAAACCAGCCGTTACTTCCCAACCAGA GTCCGATCCACAGTGAGTGACTTTGCTGTGTTCCTCACCATTGTCATCATGGTGCTCATCGACCTTGGGATCGGGATCCCGTCCCCCAAGCTCCACGTCCCCCATATGTTCAAG cccaccAGGGATGACCGTGGGTGGCTCATCAACCCCATTGGGCCCAACCCGTGGTGGACGGTGCTGGCCGCCCTCATCCCGGCCCTGCTCTGCACCATCCTCATCTTCATGGACCAGCAGATCACGGCCGTCATCGTCAACAGGAAGGAGCACAGGCTCAag AAAGGCTGCGGGTACCACCTGGACCTGTTCATGGTGGCCGTGATGCTCGGGGTGTGCTCGGTGATGGGGCTGCCCTGGTTCGTGGCCGCCACGGTCCTGTCCATCACCCACGTCAACAGCCTCAAAGTGGAGTCGGACTGCTCCGCGCCGGGCGAGCAGCCCAAGTTCCTGGGGATCCGGGAGCAGAGAGTCACTGGCCTGATGATCTTCGTGCTCATGGGCTGCTCCGTTTTCTTCACCTCCGTGCTCAAG tttatCCCGATGCCAGTGCTTTACGGGGTCTTTCTGTACATGGGGGTCTCGTCACTCCGAGGAATCCAG TTCTTTGACCGCCTGAAGCTGTTCTGGATGCCGGCCAAGCACCAGCCCGATTTCATCTACCTGCGCCACGTGCCCCTGCGCAAGGTGCACCTCTTCACCctcatccagctgctctgcctcgTGCTGCTCTGGGCCATCAAAGCTTCCCGCGCTGCCATCATCTTCCCCATGATG GTTTTGGCTCTCGTTTTTGTCCGGAAAGTGATGGATTTCTGCTTCTCCAAGCGGGAGCTCAGCTTCCTGGATGACCTCATGCCAGAAAGCAAGAAGAAGAAGTTGGACGATGCCAAAAATGAAGCCAAAGAAGAGGAG GAGTCCCAGAAAATGATGGAAGCAGCTGCTGCGAATTCTGTTCAGCTGAAGCTGGGCAAGACCAGCAGGGTGGacaccccaaagcccagcaATGACAG GGCTGATCCTTCCGAGATCAACATTTCGGACGAGATGTCCAAGACCACGGTGTGGAAGGCTCTGACCATGAACACAGAAACGCTCTGA
- the SLC4A8 gene encoding electroneutral sodium bicarbonate exchanger 1 isoform X1 — MPAGSNEPDGILSYQRHDEEAVIDQGRTSNVVNIHYEKEELEGHRTLYVGVRMPLVRQSHRHHRAHSQKHRRREREKEPVPAEQGYHYTPSQRVQFILGTEEDEQHVPHDLFTELDEICVKEGEDAEWKETARWLKFEEDVEDGGERWSKPYVATLSLHSLFELRSCIINGTVLLDARATSVEDIADLILAQQEPSPEFDERTRAKVREVLLKKHHHQNERKRNNLLPIVRSFADVSKKQDLHLLEKPAQTLTPHPSPTTAEAKNGVTPETSAMDLSKAELHFMKKIPSGAEASNVLVGELDFLHQPLVAFVRLTPAVLLSGMTEVPIPTRFLFVLLGPGGKAHQYHEIGRSMATTMTDEVFHDVAYKAKDRADLVAGIDEFLDQVTVLPPGEWDPSIRIEPPKNVPSQEKRKMPGALDESSSHSKPEKHSGPELERTGRLFGGLVLDVKRKAPWFWSDFRDGLSLQCLASFLFLYCACMSPVITFGGLLGEATHGHISAMESLLGASMTGVVYSLFAGQPLTILGSTGPVLVFEKILYKFCKEYTLSYLSLRTCIGLWTAFFCVVLVATDASCLVCYITRFTEEAFASLICIIFIYEALEKLSHLWETFPVHMHSKLDLLTIYYCKCEPPAHPSNETLRSWRSSGINVSGITWANLTVTECRSLHGEFHGPACGRNGPYAPNVLFWCCILFFSTFVLSSLLKKFKTSRYFPTRVRSTVSDFAVFLTIVIMVLIDLGIGIPSPKLHVPHMFKPTRDDRGWLINPIGPNPWWTVLAALIPALLCTILIFMDQQITAVIVNRKEHRLKKGCGYHLDLFMVAVMLGVCSVMGLPWFVAATVLSITHVNSLKVESDCSAPGEQPKFLGIREQRVTGLMIFVLMGCSVFFTSVLKFIPMPVLYGVFLYMGVSSLRGIQFFDRLKLFWMPAKHQPDFIYLRHVPLRKVHLFTLIQLLCLVLLWAIKASRAAIIFPMMVLALVFVRKVMDFCFSKRELSFLDDLMPESKKKKLDDAKNEAKEEEESQKMMEAAAANSVQLKLGKTSRVDTPKPSNDRADPSEINISDEMSKTTVWKALTMNTETL; from the exons ATGCCCGCCGGCAGCAACGAGCCCGATGGGATCCTCAGTTACCAG AGACACGACGAGGAGGCTGTGATTGACCAGGGCAGGACGAGCAATGTGGTCAACATCCACTACGagaaggaggagctggaag GCCACCGGACCCTGTACGTGGGCGTGCGGATGCCGCTGGTGCGCCAGAGCCACCGGCACCACCGCGCCCACAGCCAGAAGCACCGGAGACGGGAGCGGGAGAAGGAGCCGGTCCCCGCGGAGCAGGGATACCACT aCACCCCATCCCAGCGGGTCCAGTTCATCCTGGGCACGGAGGAGGATGAGCAGCACGTCCCCCACGACTTGTTCACGGAGCTGGACGAGATCTGCGTGAAGGAGGGGGAAGATGCCGAGTGGAAGGAGACAGCCAG GTGGCTGAAGTTTGAGGAGGACGTGGAGGACGGGGGCGAGCGCTGGAGCAAGCCCTACGTGGCCAcgctgtccctgcacagcctcttCGAGCTGCGCAGCTGCATCATCAACGGCACCGTGCTGCTGGACGCGCGCGCCACCAGCGTCGAGGACATCGCCG ACCTGATCCTGGCCCAGCAGGAGCCGTCGCCGGAGTTCGACGAGCGCACGCGGGCCAAGGTTCGGGAGGTGCTGCTGAAGAAGCACCACCACCAGAACGAGAGGAAAAGGAACAACCTCCTGCCCATCGTGCGCTCCTTTGCTGATGTCAGCAAGAAGCAGGACCTGCACCTGCTTGAGAAGCCAG cccaaaccctcACCCCTCACCCATCTCCCACCACTGCAGAAGCTAAAAATGGGGTGACCCCTGAGACCAGTGCCATGGACCTGAGCAAG gcgGAGCTGCACTTCATGAAGAAGATTCCCAGCGGAGCAGAGGCATCCAACGTGCTGGTGGGAGAGCTGGATTTCCTCCACCAGCCCCTCGTGGCCTTTGTCCGCCTGACCCCGGCCGTGCTCCTGTCGGGAATGACAGAAGTTCCCATCCCAACAAG GTTCCTCTTTGTTCTGCTGGGGCCAGGAGGAAAAGCCCATCAGTACCATGAGATTGGCAGGTCCATGGCCACCACCATGACGGATGAG GTTTTCCATGACGTTGCCTACAAAGCCAAGGACCGGGCTGACCTCGTGGCTGGCATCGACGAGTTCCTGGATCAGGTCACGGTGTTGCCTCCAGGAGAGTGGGACCCATCCATCCGAATCGAGCCCCCCAAAAACGTCCCCTCCCAG gaaaagaggaagatgCCGGGAGCTCTGGATGAGAGTTCTTCCCACAGCAAACCAGAGAAACACAGTGGTCCTGAACTGGAGCGGACTGGGAG gctctTTGGAGGTCTGGTCCTGGACGTGAAGCGCAAGGCGCCGTGGTTCTGGAGTGACTTCAGGGACGGTCTGAGCCTGCAGTGCCTGGCGTCCTTCCTGTTCCTTTACTGCGCCTGCATGTCCCCCGTCATCACCTTCGGGGGACTGCTGGGGGAGGCAACCCACGGCCACATT AGTGCCATGGAGTCACTGCTGGGAGCATCCATGACGGGCGTGGTTTATTCTCTCTTTGCTGGCCAACCCCTCACCATCCTCGGCAGCACTGGACCCGTCCTGGTCTTTGAGAAGATTCTCTACAAATTCTGCAA GGAATACACGCTCTCCTATCTGTCCCTGCGGACGTGCATCGGGCTCTGGACCGCGTTCTTCTGCGTGGTGCTGGTGGCCACGGACGCCAGCTGCCTGGTGTGCTACATCACCCGCTTCACCGAGGAGGCCTTCGCCTCCCTCATCTGCATCATCTTCATCTACgaggccctggagaagctgaGCCACCTGTGGGAGACTTTCCCCGTGCACATGCACAGCAAGCTGGACCTCCTCACCATCTATTA CTGTAAGTGCGAGCCCCCGGCTCATCCCAGCAACGAGACCTTGCGGTCCTGGCGGAGCAGCGGGATCAACGTGTCGGGAATCACCTGGGCAAACCTCACAGTGACC GAATGTCGCTCTTTGCATGGGGAGTTCCACGGACCTGCCTGCGGACGCAACGGCCCCTACGCGCCCAACGTCCTCTTCTGGTGCTGCATCCTCTTCTTCTCCACCTTTGTCCTGTCGAGTTTGTTGAAGAAGTTTAAAACCAGCCGTTACTTCCCAACCAGA GTCCGATCCACAGTGAGTGACTTTGCTGTGTTCCTCACCATTGTCATCATGGTGCTCATCGACCTTGGGATCGGGATCCCGTCCCCCAAGCTCCACGTCCCCCATATGTTCAAG cccaccAGGGATGACCGTGGGTGGCTCATCAACCCCATTGGGCCCAACCCGTGGTGGACGGTGCTGGCCGCCCTCATCCCGGCCCTGCTCTGCACCATCCTCATCTTCATGGACCAGCAGATCACGGCCGTCATCGTCAACAGGAAGGAGCACAGGCTCAag AAAGGCTGCGGGTACCACCTGGACCTGTTCATGGTGGCCGTGATGCTCGGGGTGTGCTCGGTGATGGGGCTGCCCTGGTTCGTGGCCGCCACGGTCCTGTCCATCACCCACGTCAACAGCCTCAAAGTGGAGTCGGACTGCTCCGCGCCGGGCGAGCAGCCCAAGTTCCTGGGGATCCGGGAGCAGAGAGTCACTGGCCTGATGATCTTCGTGCTCATGGGCTGCTCCGTTTTCTTCACCTCCGTGCTCAAG tttatCCCGATGCCAGTGCTTTACGGGGTCTTTCTGTACATGGGGGTCTCGTCACTCCGAGGAATCCAG TTCTTTGACCGCCTGAAGCTGTTCTGGATGCCGGCCAAGCACCAGCCCGATTTCATCTACCTGCGCCACGTGCCCCTGCGCAAGGTGCACCTCTTCACCctcatccagctgctctgcctcgTGCTGCTCTGGGCCATCAAAGCTTCCCGCGCTGCCATCATCTTCCCCATGATG GTTTTGGCTCTCGTTTTTGTCCGGAAAGTGATGGATTTCTGCTTCTCCAAGCGGGAGCTCAGCTTCCTGGATGACCTCATGCCAGAAAGCAAGAAGAAGAAGTTGGACGATGCCAAAAATGAAGCCAAAGAAGAGGAG GAGTCCCAGAAAATGATGGAAGCAGCTGCTGCGAATTCTGTTCAGCTGAAGCTGGGCAAGACCAGCAGGGTGGacaccccaaagcccagcaATGACAG GGCTGATCCTTCCGAGATCAACATTTCGGACGAGATGTCCAAGACCACGGTGTGGAAGGCTCTGACCATGAACACAGAAACGCTCTGA